The following DNA comes from Erigeron canadensis isolate Cc75 chromosome 3, C_canadensis_v1, whole genome shotgun sequence.
CAGGGTTAACTATGTATGACTAAGGAAGCTAAAGTACTTTTCCTGGGAGAATAAGAAGTGCAAGGAGCTAGAAGACATTCAAGAACATACAAGGATTGAAGATGTATTTTATAGGCACTATATAAACGAGCCTTTAAGATAATTAGGAAGCAGCTTTCCCATTCATTTTATATATCAGCATCATCTCATTCTCTCTGTATCTATATTcatacatgtatatgtatatatctctTCGATATATATTCTGGTTTATAATCATCTCTTGGAtgatattttgattattattctGTAATAATAACTCTTAATAAACTTTACAAAATACTTCATAATAACTCTTCTCTTATTGTGATTGGTGATTTGTGTAAGTTTCTTCTTTGATTGATAAATTCTCACATGGTATCAAAGCCGACACCGTTGATCGGTGTTTATTGATTCTGTTCTTGTCATATTTCTTTCAGATCTAGGGCGTATTCCGTTGTGGAACCCTAGTTTTCTGATTTCAGGGGTTCTGGTTCGATTATTGTTAGGGTTTCTTctggaaaaatatatattgttcttCCGCTGCATTTCTACGTTCTTTCTCTAATTGTTTccttgactaagtgaatcaaggttcaaattagggttttctgtTCATCTTTCCAGAtcctgatttttttttcttgactaagtgaatcaaggaaAAAGTTAGGGTTCCTCTACCGTCAGCTTAAAGCACTGTATTGTATTCTTTTCTCTTTAATCTCctatatatttgtgtgtatcTACTTGTGTTTTCTTCTCAATCaaaaactttattatatatatatatatatatattactgttTTCTATCTTTAATCTCGTAAAAACACTCGTGTTAATTGTTAATACTTGACCTGCCTTCATTGAGAGGTTAGAAATCCTGTCACTTCACGTTTGTGAGGTTAAGATCTATTTTCATACTATTTTTCTGATTGAGACGAAGATATTTGTAGTATTCTTTGTGTTCTGTGATCTGTGTTTACTTGTTATCTGTTTTTTAATCTGTTTGTTATTCTACTTGCTATTGTGctagttttattatttgtgtgATTGCCTTCTTGGTGTTTATTCTGTTCTTTATTTGATTACTTGGTATTATCCgtgtttttaatttgattaCTATAATGGTGAATACTCCACCTGGTTCTGTTCATGGTCACACTCCACCTCATTCAGTGCATAATGAAGAACCTGATAATGAAACTAATGTTGAGTTTACTAAAATCTGTAAATTGGATTTTGGTGATCCTTTATATTTGCATGCTAGTGACACTGTGAATACACCTTTGATTAGCTTCAAATTACTAGGAATTGATAATTACAAGGTTTGGTCATGTGCTATGGAACTTGCTTTACAAACTAAGAATAAAATTGGTTTTATAATTGGTACttgtttgaaatttgttgataatCTTGTACTTGCTAGTCAATGGGATAGGTGTAATGCTGTTGTATTGAATTGGATTCTTGGATGTGTGTCACAGGAATTATACTTAggtcaaattttttcaaaaaatgctACTAATGTTTGGCAAGAACTTAAAGATActtatgataaaattgatggtTCTGTTATCTTCAATCTGCATCACAAAATTAATTCTCTTACTCAGAATGGTTCTTCTCTGTCTGAATATTACCATAATTTGACATCTTTGTGGAAACAGTATGATTCGATGGTTACCTTGCCTATGTGTATTTGTGCTGCTGCAACTACTGTGAAAAGTCATAATTTCTGAGGGTACCAGAATATATGAGAATGCAACAACATTAAATTTGAATGAAAACATTATTTCTGAGGGAAACCAAGAGAATCTTAGAAGGTCTTAAAGGAACATTACTTTGTCTAAAAGGTTAACTGATTTTCAAATAGAGGGAAAGGTTAAATATCCTTTAAACAAAGTTCTTAATTATGCTCATCTTCCTCAAGATATTCACTATTTTTCAACCAATCTGAATAAAAGTATTGAACCAACTTGTTTTAAAGAAGCTGTTACTGATATAAATTGGATTAATGCCATGAATGAGGAAATGGAGGctttaaatagaaataatacGTGGGAAGTGACTAGTCTTCCTCCTGATAGAGAATCTATTGGTTGTAAATggatatacaaaatcaaatataagtCTAATGGCGAGatagaaagatataaagctAGACTTGTTGCTAAAGGCTTTAGTCAAAAACCTggtattgattttgatgagaccttttctcctGTTGTTAAGATGGTAACTGTTAGGTGTTTACATTCTATAGCAGTTTCTATGAATTGGCCTTTGTACCAATTGGATGTTAAcaatgcatttttgtatggtgATTTAAATGAAGAAGTGTACATGAAATTACCTCAAGGGTATTTTCATAAGAATGAGAATGAGAATTTGGTGTGCAAATTAAATAAATCTTTATATGGTTTAAAACAAGCTCCAAGACAATGGAACTCTAAATTATGTAGTGCCTTGAAtgagtttggttttgttcaaagtAAGTCAGATTATTCTCTTTTTACTAAAGGTTCAAGCAATAAGTTCGTTGCTTTACttgtatatgttgatgatattgttgttACTGGAAATGATATTGATTGTATTAAGGAATTAAAAGAGTTCATGAATACTAAGTTCAAAATTAAAGACTTAGGAAAACTTAAGTATTTTTTGGGTATTGAAGTTCTTGAAACTGAAAATGGTCTTTG
Coding sequences within:
- the LOC122591418 gene encoding uncharacterized protein LOC122591418; this translates as MVNTPPGSVHGHTPPHSVHNEEPDNETNVEFTKICKLDFGDPLYLHASDTVNTPLISFKLLGIDNYKVWSCAMELALQTKNKIGFIIGTCLKFVDNLVLASQWDRCNAVVLNWILGCVSQELYLGQIFSKNATNVWQELKDTYDKIDGSVIFNLHHKINSLTQNGSSLSEYYHNLTSLWKQYDSMVTLPMCICAAATTVKSHNF